One Pyrus communis chromosome 4, drPyrComm1.1, whole genome shotgun sequence genomic region harbors:
- the LOC137732649 gene encoding pectinesterase inhibitor 10-like, producing the protein MDPKCYTQTPLVILFFFLFGFNSVQAVCKPRDLKLRYLTVLSPAPSSPNSQASVPPSKPPAGKVFPSSRPAGPPPTRSPTSAPTPAPNPPSQPPQASPPAGNSISPSSSSSFFRRPFDRSRGNLFLQPFVPNTASSSTPPNPAIQEICKNTDYPDLCISSLTPFQPPKVDPISALEMAIKACTAHAQMSLAAASKLVTMPNTARGTVAALSDCKEMYSDALDGLQSAIDAIQSRDMGTINSMLSGVVTDAVTCGDGFEGQQSPLGDYDEKLHKMASNGLAIASLIKG; encoded by the coding sequence atggatccaaagtgctaTACTCAAACGCCTCTCGTcatcttgttcttcttccttttcgGCTTCAACTCCGTGCAAGCCGTATGCAAGCCCCGGGACTTGAAACTGAGGTACCTAACCGTTCTCTCTCCAGCACCTAGTTCTCCTAACTCGCAGGCGTCTGTGCCTCCTAGTAAGCCACCTGCGGGTAAAGTCTTCCCTTCATCGCGGCCAGCAGGCCCTCCACCAACCCGTAGCCCTACTTCGGCCCCAACTCCGGCCCCAAACCCTCCTTCACAGCCTCCACAAGCATCACCTCCTGCTGGCAATTCTATTTCTCCatcttcctcctcatccttTTTTCGCCGTCCTTTTGACAGATCGCGTGGAAACCTCTTTCTGCAGCCTTTTGTTCCCAACACAGCCTCATCATCAACCCCACCTAACCCGGCAATCCaagaaatatgcaaaaacacAGACTACCCTGATCTTTGCATCTCATCCCTGACCCCTTTCCAACCACCCAAGGTTGACCCCATATCCGCGCTTGAGATGGCAATCAAGGCTTGCACCGCACACGCCCAGATGTCTCTAGCCGCAGCCTCAAAACTTGTGACGATGCCTAACACTGCGCGTGGCACGGTCGCTGCACTCAGTGATTGCAAGGAAATGTACTCTGATGCCTTGGACGGCCTTCAGAGCGCCATTGATGCAATCCAGAGCCGCGACATGGGCACGATTAATAGCATGCTTAGCGGGGTGGTGACCGATGCTGTGACGTGTGGGGATGGGTTTGAAGGACAGCAATCTCCGCTTGGTGATTACGATGAAAAGCTTCATAAAATGGCCAGCAATGGCCTCGCCATTGCTTCTTTGATCAAGGGATGA
- the LOC137732650 gene encoding uncharacterized protein: protein MESLGGAGFSPGGCIVRKKRSMVSHRPRLNPPTFSLSSSIPIGKGTIDEDQNNKKKIVLSNVLGSKSNPKKLKLKFGGVTHTINTNYITDVGDGGGSSTAKSSSSLDAFTPQLNPLAQVPHPDSCGDGVNEPVRKSKRAPKRRTSGAGFNEEDEEIQFLERLSASKLVQREFKWTFAFMEMIVESISPQGWEKLVKKGSLSLLLEGRKESTLTTRHRTLQPGKHIFPGSGFLDITSDLLPVPSKSKKEAMSEVERQLKKAEAAQRRKAKLENAANVFDIGRWKWNDN from the exons ATGGAAAGCTTGGGTGGCGCTGGGTTTTCGCCTGGAGGTTGCATTGTCAGGAAGAAGAGGAGTATGGTGTCACATAGACCTCGCTTAAATCCACCGACATTTTCCCTCAGCTCTAGTATCCCTATCGGCAAAGGAACCATTGATGAGGATCAGAATAATAAGAAGAAAATAGTGCTTTCTAATGTACTCGGAAGTAAGAGCAACCCGAAGAAGTTAAAGCTTAAGTTTGGAGGTGTTACTCATACAATCAACACCAACTATATAACAGATGTTGGCGATGGTGGTGGCTCGTCCACAGCTAAATCTTCAAGCTCTTTAGATGCCTTCACACCCCAACTGAATCCCCTTGCTCAGGTACCGCACCCTGATTCTT GTGGAGATGGGGTCAATGAGCCAGTTCGTAAGAGCAAGCGGGCTCCTAAGAGAAGAACCTCGGGTGCTGGAtttaatgaagaagatgaagaaatccaATTCCTTGAAAGATTAAGCGCGTCCAAGCTCGTTCAGAGAGAATTCAAATGGACATTCGCTTTCATGGAGATGATAGTGGAGAGTATAAGCCCTCAAGGCTGGGAAAAGCTAGTAAAAAAAG GATCTCTTAGTCTACTTCTAGAAGGGAGGAAAGAATCGACCCTCACTACACGTCACCGGACCCTGCAGCCTGGAAAACATATTTTTCCTGGTTCAGGTTTTCTTGACATTACAAGTGATTTGCTTCCTGTCCCATCTAAAA GCAAGAAGGAGGCAATGTCTGAAGTGGAACGACAATTAAAGAAAGCTGAAGCTGCACAGAGACGAAAAGCGAAGTTAGAGAATGCAGCTAATGTGTTCGATATAGGCCGCTGGAAGTGGAACGACAATTAA
- the LOC137733004 gene encoding universal stress protein PHOS32-like, with protein MEDRRVGVAVDFSPGSRAALKWAVENVARKGDHLILVVVRPEENYEQGEMQLWGVTGSPLIPVKEFSDPTIMKKYGVTPDAETIDIANTATQKEVTVVMKIYWGDAREKILEAIDKTPLSFLVIGNRGLGKLKRVIMGSVSNHIVNNASCPVTVVKTSSESHAS; from the exons atggaagacAGGAGAGTGGGAGTGGCGGTGGATTTCTCGCCGGGCAGCAGGGCGGCCCTGAAATGGGCAGTCGAGAACGTTGCCCGGAAAGGCGATCACCTTATCTTGGTTGTCGTCCGGCCTGAAGAGAACTACGAGCAGGGAGAGATGCAGCTCTGGGGCGTCACCGGTTCAC CTTTGATTCCTGTGAAAGAGTTTTCTGATCCCACCATCATGAAGAAGTATGGAGTGACGCCTGACGCTGAAACCATCGACATCGCCAACACTGCGACGCAGAAAGAG GTTACGGTGGTGATGAAGATCTACTGGGGCGATGCCCGTGAGAAGATTCTCGAGGCAATTGACAAGACCCCCTTGAGCTTCCTTGTTATTGGAAACAGAGGCCTTGGCAAGCTTAAGAG GGTTATAATGGGCAGTGTCAGCAACCATATCGTAAATAATGCTTCGTGCCCAGTTACTGTTGTCAAGACTAGTTCCGAGTCCCATGCCAGCTAA
- the LOC137731348 gene encoding ubiquitin-conjugating enzyme E2 32-like: protein MAEDKYNLKNPAVKRILQEVKEMQSKPSDDFMSLPLEENIFDWQFVIRGPSDTEFEGGIYHGRIQLPAEYPFKPPSFMLLTPNGRFETQTKICLSISNHHPEHWQPSWSVRTALVALIAFMPTNPNGALGSLEYKKEERRSLAIKSRVAAPRYGTAERQKLMDEIHECMLSKAPPVPQLSPSQASEEHPSNKEGDVQESSESAGATPAEETSGEGPANPTAGDRIIEEVQEAPLNANPAPEVARALNGAPSAGSSQLLQRPEVKVQKAADDRLFTWAAVGLTIAIMVLLFKKFMKSSGHGAVFMDES, encoded by the exons ATGGCGGAGGACAAGTACAACCTGAAGAACCCGGCGGTGAAGCGGATACTGCAGGAGGTTAAGGAGATGCAATCCAAACCCTCCGACGATTTCATGAGCCTCCCCCTCGAG GAGAACATATTTGACTGGCAATTTGTAATCAGAGGCCCTAGTGATACCGAATTCGAAGGTGGGATTTACCACGGGCGTATCCAGTTGCCGGCGGAGTACCCGTTCAAACCCCCTTCATTCATGTTGCTGACG CCAAATGGTCGCTTCGAAACCCAAACCAAGATTTGCTTGAGCATATCGAATCATCATCCCGAGCATTGGCAGCCATCATGGAGCG TGCGGACTGCTTTAGTTGCACTTATTGCATTCATGCCTACAAACCCAAATGGTGCATTAGGTTCACTGGAATACAAGAAGGAAGAAAGGCGTTCTCTGGCCATCAAATCTCGTGTAGCAGCCCCTAGATATGGCACTGCAGAACGCCAAAAGTTAATGGATGAG ATTCATGAATGTATGCTGAGCAAGGCACCCCCTGTCCCTCAACTGAGCCCCTCACAGGCTTCGGAAGAGCATCCTTCAAACAAGGAAGGCGATGTTCAGGAGAGTTCCGAAAGCGCTGGAGCCACACCCGCTGAGGAAACTTCTGGGGAAGGGCCTGCAAACCCAACAGCGGGAGACAGGATTATTGAAGAAGTACAGGAAGCCCCTCTGAATGCTAACCCTGCCCCTGAAGTAGCAAGGGCGTTGAATGGAGCTCCTTCCGCCGGATCAAGTCAGCTGCTACAGAGGCCAGAAGTTAAAGTACAAAAAGCAGCTGACGATCGCTTGTTCACATGGGCTGCTGTTGGACTTACCATTGCAATCATGGTTCTGCTTTTTAAGAAGTTTATGAAATCCAGCGGACACGGTGCTGTTTTCATGGATGAATCTTAG
- the LOC137730775 gene encoding UPF0481 protein At3g47200-like, which yields MENSYRSEKQEQASDHVAPEIIPEPQTRDHVALEIIPEHDVLVSSIKEKMENVAVSVCIFQVPDKLLDGNKKKYTPENVSIGPLHRREPTKVGEDDKWRYSYALLNRKPNLEASLSICVKALRELEHKARRCYEGEIGLTSDEFVQLLLVDGCFIIELFLKYAYKSLRSRRDPIFSTVGMLFGMRNDLALLLENQIPFFVVQRLFQVVPLPKKCNESLSELAARFCNRIIPGDDEHVIQDKFNREGYHLLDLIRHSILPTYPKLPPKEDTPPKNMDCAKILKRAGIKFKSARSPSFLDIKFSRGVFKIPSLEVHGYTETLLRNLVALEQRQIDDTVQHVTSYAFLMGCLISSEKDVKFLRRREILTHDEKKDNEVFEVFKNLCKEISLKDFYYVRIFEEVGEYKRKSWHEKRQKLKHKHLKTSTSVVVFVVAILLLLLTFVGACFSILTFALHHV from the coding sequence ATGGAAAATAGTTACAGATCAGAGAAACAGGAACAAGCAAGTGACCATGTCGCCCCCGAAATTATTCCTGAGCCACAAACAAGAGACCATGTCGCCCTCGAAATCATTCCTGAGCATGATGTCCTTGTATCTTCCATCAAAGAAAAGATGGAAAACGTTGCTGTATCAGTCTGCATCTTCCAAGTCCCCGACAAACTTCTTGATGGCAACAAAAAGAAGTATACTCCGGAGAATGTTTCCATCGGTCCTTTGCACCGCAGAGAACCTACTAAAGTCGGGGAAGATGATAAGTGGCGGTATTCTTATGCACTCCTCAATCGAAAACCAAATTTAGAAGCAAGCTTGAGCATCTGTGTGAAAGCTCTTAGAGAGTTAGAGCACAAAGCGAGAAGATGCTACGAGGGAGAGATTGGCCTCACTAGTGATGAATTTGTTCAGTTGTTGCTAGTTGATGGATGCTTCATCATTGAGCTGTTTCTTAAGTACGCTTACAAGAGCCTCAGATCGCGACGAGATCCTATATTCAGCACGGTAGGGATGCTTTTCGGCATGAGGAATGACTTGGCATTGTTACTAGAAAACCAAATTCCTTTCTTTGTTGTTCAAAGGTTGTTTCAAGTAGTACCGCTTCCTAAAAAATGTAATGAGTCACTCAGTGAGCTCGCTGCACGCTTCTGCAATAGAATAATCCCGGGAGATGATGAGCATGTTATCCAAGACAAGTTCAACCGAGAAGGGTATCATTTGCTCGATCTGATTCGACATTCCATCCTCCCAACATATCCAAAACTGCCACCGAAAGAAGATACACCTCCCAAAAATATGGATTGTGCAAAAATTCTCAAAAGGGCAGGCATTAAGTTCAAGAGCGCCAGAAGCCCAAGTTTCTTGGACATCAAGTTTTCTCGCGGAGTTTTCAAAATCCCCTCTCTTGAAGTCCACGGATACACAGAAACACTTCTCCGGAACCTCGTTGCACTGGAGCAGCGTCAGATTGACGATACAGTACAGCACGTCACATCCTACGCCTTCCTCATGGGATGCCTCATCAGCTCTGAGAAAGATGTGAAGTTCCTCCGGCGAAGGGAGATTCTCACGCACGACGAGAAGAAGGATAACGAGGTTTTCGAAGTGTTTAAGAATCTATGCAAGGAGATCAGCTTGAAGGATTTTTACTACGTGAGGATTTTTGAAGAGGTAGGTGAGTACAAGAGAAAGAGTTGGCATGAAAAGCGGCAGAAGTTGAAGCACAAGCATCTCAAAACTTCTACCTCAGTTGTTGTGTTTGTTGTTGCaattttgcttcttcttctcacCTTTGTTGGAGCTTGCTTTTCCATTCTTACCTTTGCTCTCCACCACGTTTAG
- the LOC137732197 gene encoding probable bifunctional TENA-E protein gives MDGKPKVGVSMTNTWLRKHRLLYTGATRHPFIISIRDGTVDLSAFKRWLGQDYIFVRAFVPFVASVLIKAWKNSDHESGDIELVLSGVAALNDEIEWFKQEASKWGVELSGVVPEKTTQDYCRFLEDLMSPDVDYAVAMTAFWAIEAVYQESFAHCLEEGSKTPPELQEACQRWGNDGFGQYCSSLRNIADRELEKAASDGGPLVKVSEDVVTKAEVAFLHVLEYEVQFWNMSHGSPGRSAP, from the exons ATGGATGGGAAGCCGAAAGTTGGAGTGTCGATGACCAACACGTGGCTGAGGAAGCACCGTCTGCTCTACACTGGAGCCACCCGACACCCCTTCATCATCAGCATTCGCGACGGCACCGTCGATCTTTCCGCCTTCAAACGCTGGCTG GGCCAGGACTACATATTTGTGAGAGCATTTGTTCCATTTGTGGCGAGTGTGCTGATAAAAGCTTGGAAGAATTCCGATCACGAAAGCGGCGATATCGAATTGGTACTGAGTGGGGTGGCTGCTCTGAATGATGAGATTGAATGGTTCAAGCAAGAGGCTTCCAAGTGGGGCGTTGAGCTATCCGGTGTTGTTCCTGAAAAAACAACCCAGGATTACTGCAG ATTTCTGGAGGATCTAATGAGCCCGGATGTTGATTACGCTGTGGCCATGACAGCCTTTTGGGCCATCGAAGCTGTATACCAAGAGAGCTTTGCCCATTGCCTGGAAGAAGGGTCCAAAACCCCACCAGAACTGCAAGAGGCTTGCCAAAGGTGGGGCAATGATGGCTTCGGCCAGTACTGCTCTTCTCTCCGAAACATTGCTGACCGAGAGTTGGAGAAGGCCGCCTCAGACGGCGGGCCTTTGGTGAAGGTTTCAGAAGATGTGGTCACCAAGGCTGAAGTAGCGTTCCTGCATGTACTCGAGTATGAGGTTCAGTTTTGGAACATGAGCCATGGGAGTCCTGGACGCTCTGCTCCATGA